The following is a genomic window from Colletotrichum lupini chromosome 5, complete sequence.
GGAGTCCACTTCGGCGTAGGACAAATCGCCGTCCCAGGCACAGATGGCTGGCCTCGAGGGTTGTCTGTTGACTGTCTCTGAGATCATGTCGTGGACACAACGCCCATTGATCTCGAGCTGAGATGAGTTCCATTCCTGCATCTGCTTCTCATCCAGTGCGCTGGTGAGGCATATCTTCGAGATCTGAGCCTCTGGGTCGTCGATTATAGCTTGCACGGCGTTCAAGTAGACAGCTAGAATGCGCTCCGCTTGAAGTTCAGACATGAAGTATGTTGCAGTCTCAATGGACACATGAAACTGCCCTGGATCTTCGGTGATACACAAGGCGATGTCGAACTATTCAAGGCGAGTTAGCATTCTCTTGGTTCATGATGCCACAACTGCAGAAAATTGAGACTGGAGACAGCGAATTACCTCGCTTGTGTCATGCACAAATAGTAGCTCCGATTTGATCCTCTCCGATTCTGGCGTTGCGGTCGTCTTTTGGAAGTTGAAAATCGTGTTGAATAAGGCATCTCCACTGCGTCGGGCTGCATGTTGGATCCGGGCCAAAGAAACTGCCTGTTTGGTGAGATGATCAATATTATCCTCTTGCAATCTAGTCAAGATCTTCGAGATCGTCGTCCTCGGACTTAGTTGTACTCTGACGGGCACGACATTGGCCATCGGGCCCACGATCTCTGACGCCCCCTGAATCGGGATGTCTCTACCGTGGCCGAGGAGACCAAAGACTACGTCGTCTGAGTTTAAATATGTGGACAAAACCATTGACCACGCGGCCTGGAATATGATGGAAATTGTGAGATCTAACTTTCGACATGCTGAGCTTAAATCGCGCTTGGGGAAAGTGGAAGATGTGCGGGTAAACTCGAGAGTTTGAGCTGATGACGATCGATGTTGACGTAGTACTGGAAACAGACATGACGGTGCCCCATCCAAGTAGCGGCACCAATATTGTGCGATCTCATAGGTATCTTGCTTCTCGACATAGTCGATGTAATTGGAATACGGGTAGGTCTCGTGTTGCGGGCAATTGTTCAAAATAGCCAGGAAATTTCGAATCAAGAGGCGAGAAGTCGTTCCGTCAGTGATGATATGCTTTTTGTCCAAAAGACAGTATACAGAATCGTCATCTGCGGTGTACAACTGAAGCTCATGGAGTATCTTGCCGCTCAAAGGTTTAGTTGCGACCGAGGAAGACTGCTCCGCCCACAGGGTTGGCAAATCGCTCTCGCTCCGAAGCCTGTGGACCTGAATTTCGATGTCGACAGCCTTCAACACGAGCTGAAGAAACCTCCCAAACGCATCTTCAATGAAGACAGTTCTCAATATTTGATGCGTCGCAATAATTTGCTTCCAGGCTGCTATGAGGTCATTAGGATTGAGTGGCATTGACCCAGACAGCTTGAAAAGGAAGTGCTGGCTGTACTGATTGCTTGTACCCTTCAGCTGCGACAGTATGAGGCTAACTTGAATTGGAGAGCAAGGAAGGACTGATTCTATCTCGGTACGCGTGATGCCGAGACGGGATTGAGCGAGATTGAGGACGGCGTTGAGGTCCTTGCGTTGAAGTCCAACTGAGGTAACCAGAGGCTCCGAAGGGGATGGAGGCAAGCGCTGGTGTTCGTCCGCGAGGCCGCTAGCAAATGTCCTCAGACTTTGTTCAAATTGATGGAGCCAACCTACCAATAGATCTTGGTGGTGCATCCGAGAGTTCCACTCAACCTGCAGAGACAGCTGATTATCTTTGATGGATGCCAAGATTGAAATCAGGGCATATCTCGATGACCCTGCACGTTGCTGGTTTCTGAGGCCCGAGATCCTCTCCTGGATCTCGTCGCTACATCTCTTGAACAAAGAGCCGTCTTTCTCGAATTGCTGGAAAACCCCGAGATAGTTGAGAGTTACCTCCATGGGATGATGGTGCTCGAACGCCTCCTTGCCAGCTGTGCTCAGGAAACGTGATGCGAAGTAGGCTAAGCCATTGAGTGAAACATTGTTACGGAACTCGCTGACATCGTTGAGAATGTTGCCGTGGCCGTTTGCGATGATGGGAGAGAAAGTTGTGAACCAGCCAACAGTGGTAGACGGGTCCACCTCAGGGACGAAGATTTCTCGTCCATGACGCTCAATGAACAAACCAGGGGAGCGATCGAAAATCTCAACAAACGAGTCAATAACAGAGGCCAACAACAAATCATGAGCTCCCCGTGCAGGCACTCCCTGCGCTGAAACCAGTTGTTCAGAGATATATGAGTCGAGAGTGATGGTATGAGAAACACAGTCCCCGAAACAGTTCCTCTCATCTGCCATGCCCCAGAATGACAAATCAGTGGCAAGTGCATGAGCCGACGGAGGCAAAACGCTGTGTGGTAGTAAGTTCGATGAGAAGCGATGTTGCTCTAATGTCCAATGTTGGAATGATGTTGCTTCGTCTGCGATCGGCGTCTCGAAGAGGAGGTATGACTCCAACTCGCGCAAGAGTATCCGCCACGACACTGCATCTACGACAAGGTGATGGATTGTCATAGATAGGAGGGTCCGACCCTGAGACTCAAATAAGTCCACGGCCACGAGAGGACCGTTGGAGAGATGGATTGACCTCTTGGCCTCGCTGATGCACTCGACAACGTAGTTGAGCTGTTTCCGACTGTGGAACCTTATGCGACAGTAGTCAACGACGCTAATGGCAGATCCAACAGGTAGATATTGCGTCCATTCGCCATCGCGACACTTGAACTGCGCGCAGAGCATTGGATGAGCCTTGAAGAGGGATTCCAGGGCCGCCAGCAGTTCTTGCTGGTCTACGGCCTGGGTGACTTCAACGACCATGGTCTGCTGATCAAGATTGTCTCCCTTGGGCGACGTATGGAAGTGAAGTTTCTGAATGGGAGAAAGGACAAAAGCTTGCGGTCCTGCTGGATCCATAGACGTGGTAATCTGAGCTTGAACTGGCGAGGCAGCTGCTCCAATTGATATGGCTAGGCGCTCAATTGACCGGTACCGAAGGATATCTGCAGCCGATATGTTCATCCCAGTCTGTCTCGCCATACTGCTAATGGTCATGGCCGAGATGGAATCTCCACCTGGATTGTTTGGTGAGCCTCGTGAGAAACGCGCGATATTGATACTGACAAACTCACCGAGGTGGTAAAATGTCACGAGATATGGATGTGGTTAATGCTGCCCACATTAAGTAggcccgctttttataacAGTTATAAGCCCAGCTCCTAtccgctattactataatagttaagtaccgcattatttataagttatatatttaaaaagcgagaAGCGGCCGTTCGAgtctttatataagtagaggtttttttaattagtttattacttatagggctaaggctattatttataaagctaaggcgtaatataaatatttattatataaataacggcTCTAGGTATCTGGGGGGTATATTATGAGATATagatatagttaatactacttatattaagtaggcccgctttttataatatattacgagatatggatatagttaatactacccacattgagtgggcccgctttttataatagttataagcctagctcctatccgctattattataatagttaagtaccatattatttataagtcgtatacttaaaaagtgaGAGGCGGCCGTTCAAgtctctatataaataaaggtttttttaactagtctattatttatagggctaaggctattatttataaggctaaggcGTAGTAtagacgcttattatataaataatagctctaGGCAtctagggggtatattacgagATATAGATGTGGTTAATGCTGCCCACATTgagtgggcccgctttttgtGACATAAAATGAGGTGTTCCAGCGAATTTCGTCCTCGCTGACATTCAGAGCCTCACTCCAGATGCTCCTTAACCTCGTCTCAAGCTCCGTACCATCTCTTTTAGTGCTGTCGTCGTCCATACGTGGCAACAAGCCGGCGAACTCATCTGGAGTAAGTCTTTCAAGATACTGAATCACCCCCTTTCGATCGAGTTTCCCCGAAGAATTCCTTGGCAGGGATTCTAGAATGAACCATAGCTCTGGGTTCATATAGGGCGGTAGCTTGTCAAGAAGAAACCCTCTCATGCAGTTGATATGCTCAAGCCAAGGTGCGTTCAGGATCTTGATAGGTGATGCAGACATGCTTGAGGGCGGCGCTACAATTGAGCCATTGAGCATGACGACGGCCACCAATCTCTTCGCACAAGGCCCAGACTTCGGAACAACGGCGAGACAATGCTGCACTCTGGGCTCAAGGATCAACTGTCGCTCAATTTCTCCCAGTTCAATTCTCTGACCCCTGAGCTTGACCTGCCCATCTCTTCGCCCGACAAAATGAAGTTGACCAGCAGAGTCGTATTTGACTAGATCGCCGGTCTTGTAAAGTCTTCTACCAAGTGCCCAATCAAGGCCCTCAACGAACGAGGTTGATGTTTGTGCAGGATCGCCCAGGTAACCCCTTGCAAGAATTGGACCTTCCACCAGGAGCTCACCTACTGCACCGATAGCTTGAAGGATGCTTGAGTCATTAGGCCTAGCAACATATGCTGCGCACCCGGGAACGGCGAACCCAATGGCAGTAGGGCTGATGTCTTTTGTGAATGGCGGACTGATTGTGCTAGTCACGCTGCACTCCGATGGGCCGTAAACCTGGATGAGTTCTGTGTGTGGTCGACAGGCCCAGCTCTGAATGTTCTTCGCAGTCATTGCCTCTCCACCAAGAACCATGGTTCTCATCGTCGGTAGTGTAACCGGCGTGAACATCTCGGCGAATGAAGGCGTGAGATGTGCCCAATTTGCCCCTGACGCTGATGCAAACCTGGCTAAGTCTGGGCAGCTCAACCGGTCGTTCTCACGTGGAACACAAAGACAGGCACCGACGGCGAAAGTTGTCAGATGATCTTCCATACTCGTGTCAAACCCATAGGAAGCAAACTGAAGGACTCTCGAAGTGGAATTGATGTGTATTCCATCGCTATGAGCTTGAGCCGCATATGCATATGCTCGATGTTCCACAACGACCCCCTTTGGCTTGCCCGTAGAACCGGAGGTGAAGATGACGTAGGCTGGACTGTCGGGAGAAATAGATGGTAGCGGAATAGTGTGGTCTTTCTTCGGAGTGGCCTGGTCTAGATCCAATTGAAGGACCTGACCGACCAAATGCTTGATTGATGGCGCTTGTTGCTTCGAGCAGATGGCAAGTCCAGTTTCTGTGGAGATTGCCAACTGCTGCAGGATCTCCTGTCGCCGATTTTCGGGATTCGAGATGTCAACAGGCGCGAAGGCATTACCACTCTTCAAGACGCCGAGAAGGGCGACGGAATACCATTTTGACTTCTCGAAGCAAAGCGCGATAAAAGCTCCAGGTCCAATACCCCGCTGCAAAATCTCTTGAGCGACAATGGAAGCAGCTTCATTGAGCTCTTTATAGGTCATGTGTCCATCCCACGCGTGGACTGCCTGCGCATCAGGCTGAAGCCGCACTTGATTCTCGATCAGGCGATGAATGCAGGTCAATCGAGGACCAGGCAGCGGAGCATGCATACGTGAGTTCCACGTTGCGACTTGCTGCATGTCCCACCTGCTAATCGCGGTTGTTGTAGCGATGGTAGCTTGCCCATCGTCCATGTCAATCAACCTTGATAAGACGCTTGAAAACGTATGCGATACGTTGCTTGCCATTGCCGACGATAACGTGGCGGTCGAATAAGCGAGTCGCACTTGAATCTCCGAGTCCGAGTAGACAACCTTTAGCACAATATCGAAATCGGAGGCATTATGGGACGAGAGTAGCCTGAAAAACGTGCTGCCGGTGGCGTGGGACATGGAAGGCGAGTAATACGAGGTTACGATGGTGTTGAATAGCTTGGTTTCGTTGGTTCCGAGTATCCGCTGCACCTTGCCAATAGAGAAGCATTGGTGTGGTAGCGCGTTTAAAAAGTCTTCTCTGATAGTATGGAGAAGACCTTGGAGCGACATGTTGTCGATTCCGCCGACGCGGCAGACTAGCAAGTTCATCATCGGCCCAACGATTTGAGATACTCCAGGAATCGGTAGACTTCGCCCGGAAGAGAGGTAACCGAAGCAGATATCCGGGTCGCCCGTATAAGCGTGAAGAACAAGAGCCCAGACAGCTTGCAGCACATTCGATATGGTCACATTATGCTTTTGGCAGAAGACGCGAATGTCGTCTAGACCAACAGCAAGAGGCATCTCCGAGACGTGGAAAGAACCGGCACCGCCTGCTTGGTTGTCGTTCATAACAGGGAAAGAACATGGCTCTGTCCCGTCCAGATAGTCAACCCAGTAGTCGAGCGCGCCGTCTTCATCCGTCTGGGTCTGTAAGTAGTCGATGTATCTCTCGTATCCAGGTGCTTGGCTAAGAAGCCGAGAGCCTTGCAACCCTTTGACCAACTCACCTACGATTATCATCAAGGAGCTACCGTCAACGGTCAAATGGTTTAAGTCCATCTGAAATAAAACTCGACCTGGATTTTGGATATCGACGTAAGCGATGATTTGGTGCTGATGTCTCTCTTCATCTGCATTGACTGTCCCAAGATCCCCGTTTGCGAATTGACGTCGTATCTCCTCCAGATCCTTCACATGGTTGATGACCAAAGGTTCCGGTTTAGACTTGAGAACAACTGCATCTAAGAGACGGCCAGATGTGGTATCCGAGGTTTCGACGTAGACAGTTCGGAGAGTTTGGTGACGGTGAATAATGTCGTTCCAACAGGTTTGGAAGTGATCCAGATCAAACTCAGCCTCAGTCTCAAAGAGCCCAAGCGTCCGGTACAGTCGCTTAGAGACCATCTTCTGACCAATATACATGCTCTCTTGCATTGGGCTGCAAGGATAAACGTCTTCGACAGCATCATCGCTCACGTTGTGTTTCTCTCGCAACTCGTGAAAAATCCTGGCAAAATCATAGTCGGGAGGCATCTGCGGGAATATACCATCTCCCTGCCTCAGTTGTTCGGTCGAAGAACACCCTGCTTGATTGCTGAAAGCTAGCGAGGCGACTTCTTTCAGGGACCTGTGGAGTAGATCTTGGAACCGGACGCCCAGGCCTTGCTCAGCGCATTTTTGGTACAGGTGAACTGCTTTGAACGAGTCTCCTAGAAAAGGATGAGCACCTCCATGAGGATAGAATTGAGAAAATCTTGCGGGGCTCACCTCCAAGGGTAACAAATGAAGACGTATCTTCAATATTTTCAACCGGAATCGTCAAAATGTTGGAAATAAAAGTTCTGAGCTGACTGAAGACGACTTGCGTCGTGCCTTCCGGAACGGCGGTGGCAGCCATGACGGGCAAACGTGAGATCTCGATCTGGATTGTAACGCAACAGACTTAGCTGAGGTTGAGTACTTGCACTTCACTGGTACAGTACCTCTAGTCAAGTACTGAGTCACTCGTCAAATACAATCGCAGCTAGAATGATCTATATCAGACTATCCAAGGTTAACACTATAGCTAGAAACGATGAAATGCCCTAAAAGCTTCGAAGAGCTGACTGTCCAGTGTCTACCTAGTATGCATGGCTCTATGCTGAAATGCCGCTCGCAAACTTCGAGTCGTTCTCAGCATCCACCTGGCCTGCCACGCCGGACTGGCGTGAACATGTTTCGGTCCGAACCCCAACTCTATTCCGAAGCAGCTTTAAACGCCAACTACATGTAACTGGCTCACAGCAAAGGATCCTCCATAAAAGTGTGAAGCAAGCACCACAAACATCGGCTGTTGGCTGGCCTGAGAGATTCTGAGAGCCGATAAAGTACGTGCAGTGAGGTGTGGAGAGCCCAGCGGTGATGTTTCTCACCACTATTTCCTGGCGTAGACAAGGCGATTCGGAGCATCTTGGGTGACCACAGTGTGCGCACCGACATAATTGACAGAATCAAATTGTGAACTGAAGGACTCTCCTTGTGACTCGAATTAGTGGCAGCGATCGGCACTTGGGCTAGACGTGCATGCTTCTGTAACGCGACAACCCCAGATTTGACCACACGCAACCATGCTTGACTGCTTCTTGGACTGAAGCTCATACTCGATACTTCGCAATAAAGTGAGTTGACCGGCAGCCGACGCTTTACTACCAAGACTTCAAGGATGAAAAGCTCCGGTTCTTAAACCACGCATCGCATCAGCGCACAGCGACGTCACCCAAGCACATCTGATGCTAGCAGGGGGTCAAGGCAATCAAGAACGACAAGCAAATAAGGGCGCTTCATCCTCGATATCGTTTGCGCTTCTTATCTCTAGTGTCTTGAAACTGCCAGGGTGCCACGAGATAAACCTGCTTGCCCACGCGTCCACCCACAGACACTGACATTCTGCGGCTCGCGTTTTGACGTATGACGAAATGACTTTGATTtcatattaatagcgagtaCACTCTTGACTTCCCACGATGGCATTTGTAGTCTTTCGTACATCAATTGTTTTTCATCCGACGACTGGAGCCTCACTAAACCCTTTAACTGCCTAAGTGGTGATATTGCCGTCAATTACAGCAATCCGAAGGCCACAGGTTAAGGTGCGACAATACTAATAAAGTCGGTAATATGGGCGATCTAGGTAACTTGTAACGTACTTCATACGTCTCAACTGCCCACTGACGACTCCTCAGGACATGAACAGCAGGCGACTCGCGAAAATGACATCATGTTCCAGGCTTTCGAATGGAATATTCCAGCAGATCAACAGCACTGGAAACGCCTGAAAGAGGCAGTACCGAAGCTCAAGGCCATCGGAGTCGACAACATTTGGCTTCCGCCGGGTTGCAAAGCACAGTCAGCGGAGGGCAACGGATATGATATTTACGATCTTTACGATCTGGGCGAGTTCGACCAAAAAGGCGGCAAGTCGACGAAATGGGGACCAAAAGAGGACTTGATTGAGCTTTGCAAGGCGGCCAAAGAGAACGGAATCGGGGTCTACTGGGACGCAGTACTGAACCACAAGGCTGGAGCTGACAAGACGGAGCGGTGCCGCGTTGTCGAGGTTGACGAGAACGATCGCAACAAAGAGACATCCGAGCCCTACGAGATCGAAGGATAGTTGGGTTTTGACTTTCCGGGTCGA
Proteins encoded in this region:
- a CDS encoding peptide synthetase, which translates into the protein MAATAVPEGTTQVVFSQLRTFISNILTIPVENIEDTSSFVTLGGDSFKAVHLYQKCAEQGLGVRFQDLLHRSLKEVASLAFSNQAGCSSTEQLRQGDGIFPQMPPDYDFARIFHELREKHNVSDDAVEDVYPCSPMQESMYIGQKMVSKRLYRTLGLFETEAEFDLDHFQTCWNDIIHRHQTLRTVYVETSDTTSGRLLDAVVLKSKPEPLVINHVKDLEEIRRQFANGDLGTVNADEERHQHQIIAYVDIQNPGRVLFQMDLNHLTVDGSSLMIIVGELVKGLQGSRLLSQAPGYERYIDYLQTQTDEDGALDYWVDYLDGTEPCSFPVMNDNQAGGAGSFHVSEMPLAVGLDDIRVFCQKHNVTISNVLQAVWALVLHAYTGDPDICFGYLSSGRSLPIPGVSQIVGPMMNLLVCRVGGIDNMSLQGLLHTIREDFLNALPHQCFSIGKVQRILGTNETKLFNTIVTSYYSPSMSHATGSTFFRLLSSHNASDFDIVLKVVYSDSEIQVRLAYSTATLSSAMASNVSHTFSSVLSRLIDMDDGQATIATTTAISRWDMQQVATWNSRMHAPLPGPRLTCIHRLIENQVRLQPDAQAVHAWDGHMTYKELNEAASIVAQEILQRGIGPGAFIALCFEKSKWYSVALLGVLKSGNAFAPVDISNPENRRQEILQQLAISTETGLAICSKQQAPSIKHLVGQVLQLDLDQATPKKDHTIPLPSISPDSPAYVIFTSGSTGKPKGVVVEHRAYAYAAQAHSDGIHINSTSRVLQFASYGFDTSMEDHLTTFAVGACLCVPRENDRLSCPDLARFASASGANWAHLTPSFAEMFTPVTLPTMRTMVLGGEAMTAKNIQSWACRPHTELIQVYGPSECSVTSTISPPFTKDISPTAIGFAVPGCAAYVARPNDSSILQAIGAVGELLVEGPILARGYLGDPAQTSTSFVEGLDWALGRRLYKTGDLVKYDSAGQLHFVGRRDGQVKLRGQRIELGEIERQLILEPRVQHCLAVVPKSGPCAKRLVAVVMLNGSIVAPPSSMSASPIKILNAPWLEHINCMRGFLLDKLPPYMNPELWFILESLPRNSSGKLDRKGVIQYLERLTPDEFAGLLPRMDDDSTKRDGTELETRLRSIWSEALNVSEDEIRWNTSFYVTKSGPTQCGDSISAMTISSMARQTGMNISAADILRYRSIERLAISIGAAASPVQAQITTSMDPAGPQAFVLSPIQKLHFHTSPKGDNLDQQTMVVEVTQAVDQQELLAALESLFKAHPMLCAQFKCRDGEWTQYLPVGSAISVVDYCRIRFHSRKQLNYVVECISEAKRSIHLSNGPLVAVDLFESQGRTLLSMTIHHLVVDAVSWRILLRELESYLLFETPIADEATSFQHWTLEQHRFSSNLLPHSVLPPSAHALATDLSFWGMADERNCFGDCVSHTITLDSYISEQLVSAQGVPARGAHDLLLASVIDSFVEIFDRSPGLFIERHGREIFVPEVDPSTTVGWFTTFSPIIANGHGNILNDVSEFRNNVSLNGLAYFASRFLSTAGKEAFEHHHPMEVTLNYLGVFQQFEKDGSLFKRCSDEIQERISGLRNQQRAGSSRYALISILASIKDNQLSLQVEWNSRMHHQDLLVGWLHQFEQSLRTFASGLADEHQRLPPSPSEPLVTSVGLQRKDLNAVLNLAQSRLGITRTEIESVLPCSPIQVSLILSQLKGTSNQYSQHFLFKLSGSMPLNPNDLIAAWKQIIATHQILRTVFIEDAFGRFLQLVLKAVDIEIQVHRLRSESDLPTLWAEQSSSVATKPLSGKILHELQLYTADDDSVYCLLDKKHIITDGTTSRLLIRNFLAILNNCPQHETYPYSNYIDYVEKQDTYEIAQYWCRYLDGAPSCLFPVLRQHRSSSAQTLEFTRTSSTFPKRDLSSACRKLDLTISIIFQAAWSMVLSTYLNSDDVVFGLLGHGRDIPIQGASEIVGPMANVVPVRVQLSPRTTISKILTRLQEDNIDHLTKQAVSLARIQHAARRSGDALFNTIFNFQKTTATPESERIKSELLFFDIALCITEDPGQFHVSIETATYFMSELQAERILAVYLNAVQAIIDDPEAQISKICLTSALDEKQMQEWNSSQLEINGRCVHDMISETVNRQPSRPAICAWDGDLSYAEVDSLSTNLASRLQAMGVVPEDIVVLCFEKSLWAVVSMLAVAKSGAAFVHIDPNGAAKRNKSVVEQTGARIGLSSSEQYNKLTSLVETLVVVDKTSMENSSNFAISLTHSVTPLNTLYVIFTSGTTGTPKGVVIQHKSFCSAVAYNTSWLQIKPESRVLQFTNFCFDASLEEIFTVLAAGGCICIPSEEERMSDIPGFVARKWVNWAAFTPSFLRTLDPDDLESVKFITVHAEPMGQDLVARWAGKIHMRPSYGPTECSVTSTIGAPFKVDTVATNIGWPVGCRAWVVHPENHHILMPVGAVGELLLDGPIVGKGYLNDETKTATAFIEPPAWASNKRFSLKGNRGTRRLYKTGDLVRYAEDGSLFIQRRKDHSQVKIRGQRVELGEIQYHLNNLSGIIVHSMVLVPELGKLKERLVAVVSLTALSSDLETRAYNQDIAIVEKENLSQEMRQKLTDALNTMTSALERELPQYMIPETWLIVKSLPVQLSLKLDRQRVMSWVGQIDHRTLSAALDLHQDGDSDHKSGSSTEETLRDIWAEILGLEPHRIGLEQSFFRLGGDSIYAMQAMRLCKAVGFEVTTQDVLANPTIRLLACKVTKRATRPEMDHALPRVTSNSAPVPHSVLAHDNVETVSPCSPFQNRMYQAFLSKPQRPYLFNSLVLLNAIQGSPSVDTGALLGAWQQTIIRHAILRTVFIRDLASGAIFQRVLKEHKADIAVLKVSSVEEATKGAGLHLDTVRSNLFKDDSPPVSVRLFVSSYGEIFVHFVMGHILIDHVSLAHVFCDFVTLYCGQSPGAKPLTGFHDYIEHINSQRDVHASSEYWIDKLQGVKPYMVPIETMVRSGPDPHTMGSINFVVDITVEMKQFLCEVGVTLSNVLQFAWAMLLHVYTGHSTVCFGHLVSDRDINLPHADEVVGPMLSMMIACASFDDSTMIIQALQAFQDENIRSLNHKTFDLTEVERQLGCEGTGLFNTLVNHRKVKYSDDDIEIGFRSIWKQDPHEASQKPCS
- a CDS encoding alpha-amylase; translated protein: MFQAFEWNIPADQQHWKRLKEAVPKLKAIGVDNIWLPPGCKAQSAEGNGYDIYDLYDLGEFDQKGGKSTKWGPKEDLIELCKAAKENGIGVYWDAVLNHKAGADKTERCRVVEVDENDRNKETSEPYEIEG